The sequence TATTTACTAACTGGCGGGCTGCCGCCTTGCTCCGCCTGGACGTGTTGCTGTAAATCTTGATGCAGGGCCGTAAACTTGGCGAGCAGTTCGGGCGTCGCGTTCTTGACGGCCCAGGCCGTCAGCGACTGAAGCAGCGCCAACGCCGATTCGGCGGAATGATCGGCGAGCGGTTCCAGCGTCACCGCGGCCGAAGTCGCGGCGCCGGCTGGTTTCCAGTTCGCCAGGCAGCCGGCGACGGCTGCCTTGATCTTGTCCCAGTACATGAACACGACCAGGCCCAGCGCCAGGAATAGAACCGGATGATCGGCCATCATGCCCTGAACGTTGTCGTAACTCGCTCGCAACTCTTCCACGTTTCGCACTCCGTTAAAAAAACAGGCCGAGCGCTAAACAGCGTCGGCCGGGACCAGGCTTTCTTCGCAGGCCAGGTCGAATGCTCCGTAAACCGCGGCGTCGACCGTCGCCCCCATCGCCGAAACGCTTTTGCCGTTACGGCTTATCACACACTCGGCCAGCCCATCGTCGAGCCGCAACAGCGACACGTCGGCGAACTTCAGCAGGTACGTCAGCCGCTCCGCTAACATGGCGTCTACGCTCCGTAACTGGCGTCGGCGAGCTGGGCGCTCGCGATCGGTGTTCCGTCGGGCAGCGCGACGACGATATAAAAATGCGTCTTCGCCGTGTCCGTGATCGACAGAATGAACTTGCCCGTCGCGTCGGTAATGACGCGCAGCATTTTGCTGGCGACGAGCGCGGCAAGAACGTTGCCGCTCGCACCAGCGGCAACAGCGCCGCTAGCGGTCGTCGCGGTGATCGTGTCGCCGTGCGAATCGTCGGCCAGGTAAATGTCAACCACCCGACGCGCGGTCAAGTTGTCGCCATTGCCGTCCTTCAATTGAACCGTGTTCAAGCTGACGTTCGACGCGCCCGCGGCCGTGCTGATCGACGCCGTTTGCGGCGTACCGCCGCGAATGTACGTCGCGCCCGCGTCGAGCGCGAGCGTGCCGCCGCTGGCAATTACAAGGCTGTCGGCCTGCCGCTGGACCTTGGCAGCAACTGTTGGGTCGGCGTTTTTCGTCGTCATTGCTTCTCGTCGAGTTAGCGGCCAGCGCTCACCTGCTCAAAAACCCCTTGCCGGCGGAGCCGGGACCGGCAAGGGGCAGCCAGCAGCCTTGCGGCCGCCAGCTTGTCTTACCCGGTAATCAACCGGGCGAAGGCCGACTCCAAAACCGGCGAGCCGTCGACGAACTTGTACGCCAGGAACCCGACCTTGCCCGAGGCGGCGTACAGTTCGTTCAGCCGCTGGAATACGAAAGGAGTCTCGGCGATTCGGTAGTACGAAAAGTCGCCGACGCACAGGATGTACTGGCCCGCCGCCGGCGTGCCGTTGTACGGGGCGTACTCGCTGCGCATCACCTTGATGCCGCGAATGTTCTCGGCGAACGGCGTCGCCTGGCCGCCCATCGCGCCGCCGACCTGCCACAGATAGTGGCCGTCGCCGTCCTTGAGCAGCAGCATCTTCGTCCAGTAGTTGCGATTTACGATCATCCCGAACGACGGCCGCTCAAAATACTGCTGCGGAATCGAGCCGATCGTCTTCAGAATGTCGTCAGCCGTGAACGTGTGCGTCGACGTGTCGGCGGCCGTCACGTCGCGAGCGGTCGAAATGCCGCTCGCCGAAGCCGTGAAGACGCCGAGCGGGTGACCGCTGCCGTCGCCGGTCAGATAGGCCGATTCTTCGGCGTATGCGAAGCTGAGCGACGTACGGTCGCTAATCAGCTTCTCGACGATGCTGGCGCCAAGCTGTAGCTCTTTCCAGGTCGCCTTGACGATGTTGGACAACAGAATCGGCGACAGGTCGCGCCGGACGACGGCCATCGTCGTGTCAGCGGTCGCGACGGTCGCCTCGCCACCCCACGACGCTTGCTGAATGTCGGCCGTCAACTGCGGATTGCCGAGCGACACAGCGTCGGTCAGCGTGGTAATGTCGGCGAACTTACGCATGAACAACAGGTTGTTCAGCTTCGTTACGATGCCTTCGTGCAGCTTGACGGGGGTAATCAGATTCGACGCGCCGTCGCCGCCGGTGACGGTCAGGTCGCGGTACTCGGCCGGAATCTCCCGGCCGCGCAGATACTGCTCAAAGTAAGCCGCGTGATACTTCGCCGACGCAGCGCGCGATTGAATGTCGCTGCCGCCGAGACTGGCGGCCGACTGGCGGCCAGCGCTTTGCTTCATGCGCTCTTCGATCGCTTGCAGCTTGCGCAGGATCAACGAACGACCTTCGTCCTTGTCTCCGTCCTTTTCGGCCGGCGGCTCGTCGTCGTTCTCTTCCTTCGGCGGCTCGTCGTCGCGCTGGCTTTCCAACTCCGTCACGCGGGCGTCGATCTTTTCAATGTCCGCCATAATGTCGGCAATCGACTTTTGCGACTCGGCCGACCCGCCGTCGTCACGCTCGGCGATTTCGCGAGCCTTCGTAACCAGCGACGCCTTGCGTTCCAAAAGCTGACGAACTTCGACCTTCATACTTTTTCAATCCCTTGACTTGTGACGATGCCGCCCGCGACTCCCTGTCGCCAGCGATTGCACGCGATGCCGTATCTATGCAGAAAGCGCCGACGCCACCTGCTGCGCCAGCCGGCGAGCGGCCGCGTTAATGCTCGCCAGGGTGGAAGCCGGTGCGGGCCGGCGCGTCGAAAACTGCTCCAGCCGGCGAACCGCCACGTCGGTATCGAGATACGCCGGGCAGGGGGTTACGCAAACGTCATAGATGACGACCTTCAGCAGCGTTCGCGACGCCAGTCCGTCTTCGCCGCGCGACCACGTTTCGCCCTCTTCGTCGGCAATCGTGAACGCGAATGAACAGCCGCGCAGGTCGCCGCGGCCAATCGCTTCAATCAGGCCAGCGACGTTGACCGACGGCGACTGCTCGGGCAGCTCGCATTCAAAGCGCAGCCCTACGTCGTCTTGCGACAATTTCAGCGTGCCCGACTCGGTTCGCCCCAGAATGGCGCGGTTGTCGTGGTCGTAATTGAGAATGACCGAAGTCGAAGCCGCCAAGTCGAATGCCCCCGGCGCGATCGTTTCAATGAACCCGCCTAAATCCTGGCTGGGCGTGTTAAACTTCGCGGCGTAACCGCTGATCGTGCGGCCGTCGGCGCGCAGGTCGGCGACGACGCTTCGGCGTTCTAGCTTCATGCCGTATTTATGCCGCCTTGAATGCTGAAGCCGTCGGCAGCGCGCCCGACTGCTGCTGCGTATTCGGGTCGGTCGCCGACATTGCTGGCGAGCTAGCGGCCGGCGCCGCGTTCGGGATCAGCTTCCCGTCCCGGTCGACCTGTTGAAAGTTCAGCGGCAGCAGGTAAGTATCGAGCCCCTTCGCGGGGGCTTCCCCTTCGTCGTCGCGAACTTCATTGCGGCTCAGCCAGCCCCATTGAATCGCCGTCGCCGAGTATTGAGCGCGCGCGACAGCGTTCGGGCGCAGCAGCGGCTTGAAGTCGTGTCGCACAAAGTATTCACCGCGCTGCTCGGGTCGCAGCAGCTTGAACTCGATTTCCGACTCAAGAACGCTGCACCACCCCAGCAGGGTCGTTTGCAGGTAGTCGGCGTTCGCCTCTTCCAAATTGGCGTAATGCGCGTCGCTGTAGTCCCCCAGCTTGTTCGGCGGGATGCCGTACAGCCGGCACACGTCCAGAACGCTGAACTTCCGCGTTTCCAGAAACTGCGCGTCCTCGGGCGGAATCGACATATTCGCCCATTTCATCCCCTCTTCGGCGACGATGATTCGCCCGGTATTGGTCGGGCCGCTTTGCAGCGCGGCGAACGACTCGCGCAGGTTCCGCTTCGCGGCGTCGCCTAGTTTGCCAGGATGTTCCAGCACACCCGACGGCCGCGCGGCGTTGCCGAAGAATGCAGCGCCGAACACGTCGGCCGCTCGGCCCAGCGCCAGCGTTTCACGGGCCATCGCGATCGGCGAATAGCCTTTGATGCCCTCGCGGGTCAGCCCGGCGAAGTGCAGCACGTCGGCAGGCTCTAGGTCGACGCTGCCGCCGCCGTTCGGCCGGCTGTAGTGATAGACCAGCTCGCCGTCGCCAGTAATTTGCGGTTCCACGGCGTCGGGGTGCAGTAAATGAAACGCGCGAACCCGGCCTGCCAAGTCGTATTCGATTTCGGAATAGCTGTTGCCCCAGGTCAGCAAATGGCCGACGGTCGCGGCGCGCCAGCGTCGAGCCGTCATAAGCCCGTCGGGCGAATGCGTCAGCAGCGGGAACAGCACGTCGTCGAGCGCCACCCGCCGGCCCCCCTCGGGCAAGCGACGTTCAAGCGAAATATCTAACAGGCTAACGTCGGTCGCGATGCGATTGACGGCGGCGTAGACTGGCAAATGCAGCAGCGCTGACTGCTCGTCCATCGAAACGCCGGCCAGCGCGGGCGGGCGCATCATTTGCCCAAACATGCCCCAGTTCGCGGGATTGTCAAAGAACGACCGCTTGAACCAGCCGCCCACGTTCGATAGCCAACGCTTCATGCTGTATCTATGAAGCGCGCGCGTTTAGAGAACCAGCAGGCCGCCGTCTTCATAGACCGACCGCCCGACGCCGAACTGAACGTCGGTCGCCGCGTCCATTTGCACGCCGACCGCCATCGCGAGCGACTGAACGCCGTCGATTTTCTCGTCAGATTTCGACTTGTTCAGCTTGATATTCCCCGCGGCGTCGCTGTCGACGCGGGCATTGCTGACCATCCAACGTAGAACCGGGTGGCCACCGTGACACAGCAGCCCGTCGAGAATCAGCTTTTGTAAATGCTTCAGGGCCGGCGACATGGATTGAAAGCCCTGGCCGAACCCGACGACTTCTAGCCCGCTGTTCGCTAGCGCCTGCGCAATCCAGTTCGTACCCCAGCGGTCGACCGCGACTTTTTTGATTCGGTACTTGTTCGACAGCTCGACAATATCGCGCGCGATGACCTCTTGATCTTGCGACCCGCCCGGCGTCACGCGCAGGAAGCCTGCCCGGCGCCATTGG comes from Planctomycetota bacterium and encodes:
- a CDS encoding HK97 family phage prohead protease codes for the protein MKLERRSVVADLRADGRTISGYAAKFNTPSQDLGGFIETIAPGAFDLAASTSVILNYDHDNRAILGRTESGTLKLSQDDVGLRFECELPEQSPSVNVAGLIEAIGRGDLRGCSFAFTIADEEGETWSRGEDGLASRTLLKVVIYDVCVTPCPAYLDTDVAVRRLEQFSTRRPAPASTLASINAAARRLAQQVASALSA
- a CDS encoding phage portal protein gives rise to the protein MKRWLSNVGGWFKRSFFDNPANWGMFGQMMRPPALAGVSMDEQSALLHLPVYAAVNRIATDVSLLDISLERRLPEGGRRVALDDVLFPLLTHSPDGLMTARRWRAATVGHLLTWGNSYSEIEYDLAGRVRAFHLLHPDAVEPQITGDGELVYHYSRPNGGGSVDLEPADVLHFAGLTREGIKGYSPIAMARETLALGRAADVFGAAFFGNAARPSGVLEHPGKLGDAAKRNLRESFAALQSGPTNTGRIIVAEEGMKWANMSIPPEDAQFLETRKFSVLDVCRLYGIPPNKLGDYSDAHYANLEEANADYLQTTLLGWCSVLESEIEFKLLRPEQRGEYFVRHDFKPLLRPNAVARAQYSATAIQWGWLSRNEVRDDEGEAPAKGLDTYLLPLNFQQVDRDGKLIPNAAPAASSPAMSATDPNTQQQSGALPTASAFKAA
- a CDS encoding phage major capsid protein, which gives rise to MKVEVRQLLERKASLVTKAREIAERDDGGSAESQKSIADIMADIEKIDARVTELESQRDDEPPKEENDDEPPAEKDGDKDEGRSLILRKLQAIEERMKQSAGRQSAASLGGSDIQSRAASAKYHAAYFEQYLRGREIPAEYRDLTVTGGDGASNLITPVKLHEGIVTKLNNLLFMRKFADITTLTDAVSLGNPQLTADIQQASWGGEATVATADTTMAVVRRDLSPILLSNIVKATWKELQLGASIVEKLISDRTSLSFAYAEESAYLTGDGSGHPLGVFTASASGISTARDVTAADTSTHTFTADDILKTIGSIPQQYFERPSFGMIVNRNYWTKMLLLKDGDGHYLWQVGGAMGGQATPFAENIRGIKVMRSEYAPYNGTPAAGQYILCVGDFSYYRIAETPFVFQRLNELYAASGKVGFLAYKFVDGSPVLESAFARLITG